One window of the Helicobacter canis genome contains the following:
- the tmk gene encoding dTMP kinase — protein MYVALEGIDTCGKSTQIAALREHFPQAIFTKEPGGSALGATLRDIILHAHHTSGDSISHSPISKEAEFFLFLADRAEHIAKVIKPNLDRLIIADRSLISGIAYAKDLPESQAINLLSTQGIVPDLCFVFVIDKATLQDRLSTKTKDAIETRGIEYLLDIQDRIIRAACNTAKHTIHINAANDIATITQELCAHITHAMGSR, from the coding sequence ATGTATGTAGCACTAGAAGGCATAGACACTTGCGGCAAAAGCACGCAAATAGCAGCCCTGCGCGAGCATTTCCCGCAAGCGATTTTCACCAAAGAGCCCGGTGGCAGCGCACTTGGTGCGACACTTAGGGACATCATTTTACACGCACATCATACAAGCGGTGATTCCATTAGCCACAGCCCCATTAGCAAAGAAGCGGAATTTTTCTTATTCCTAGCGGATCGCGCCGAGCATATCGCCAAAGTCATTAAGCCAAATCTTGATCGCTTAATCATAGCCGATCGCTCACTCATCTCTGGGATCGCCTATGCCAAAGACCTGCCAGAATCTCAAGCGATCAATCTCCTTAGCACACAAGGGATCGTGCCGGATCTGTGCTTTGTGTTTGTGATTGATAAAGCTACTTTGCAAGATCGCCTAAGCACAAAGACTAAAGATGCCATAGAAACACGCGGTATAGAGTATCTCCTAGATATTCAAGATCGCATTATCCGCGCTGCTTGCAACACCGCTAAGCACACCATACACATCAATGCTGCAAACGACATAGCCACAATCACGCAAGAGCTTTGTGCGCATATCACGCACGCTATGGGATCGCGCTAG
- a CDS encoding DUF5408 family protein: MSEETNKDLALSVAKKSMKIVIFIGMFAVVLLMINIYVMMTQITASAQLSRKLHTIERSLGLDVDSSVAQGSHKEREK, translated from the coding sequence ATGAGCGAAGAGACAAATAAGGATCTGGCATTAAGCGTGGCAAAAAAGTCGATGAAAATAGTGATTTTCATAGGAATGTTTGCTGTGGTGTTGCTTATGATCAATATTTATGTGATGATGACACAAATCACTGCAAGTGCGCAGCTAAGTCGCAAGCTACATACCATAGAGCGTTCTTTGGGGCTTGATGTGGATTCTAGTGTAGCGCAGGGGTCTCACAAAGAGCGTGAGAAATAA
- the ileS gene encoding isoleucine--tRNA ligase yields the protein MDYKDTLLLPSTTFPMRGNLPQNEPQTYQTWNANQYAYNTMCANRQNSKDSFTLHDGPPYANGHLHIGHALNKILKDIIIKLHYFKGQSVRYTPGWDCHGLPIEQQVEKEQSKSSLSTSAFRALCRKHAQKFLSIQMQEFKDLGVLGDFANPYKTMDFGFEASIYQVLAQVAQKGLLAERSKPIFWSWAARSALAEAEVEYKDKEDHSIFVGFPLTKESLQALKLDTLATHKPIQAVIWTTTPWTLPANQAICLHPNESYIITQEGYIIAKALLESIVQEGISKGKILAELQGSSFENYRAINPLNGRESLLIVGEHVLMSGGSGLVHSAPGHGEEDYFACLKYELEVLMPVDDRGCYDESLREKGLFRAEDVGQFIGMRVFDANEKILPLLGEHLLKSAKFIHSYPHCWRTHEPVIYRATKQWFILMDKPYHNGKTLRQVALEAIEKTKFYPESGRNRIRTMIENRPDWCISRQRAWGVPIAFFVEKSSGKAILDSSVLAHIGEIFSKKGCDVWWELDNAKLLPESHKHRASELEKCQHILDVWFDSGSTWFGVLKSGFYDAGNFPADMYLEGSDQHRGWFQSSLLLSCALQGIAPYKSVLTHGFTMDERGEKMSKSKGNVILPQEVLKSSGSEILRLWVALSDYQNDQKISKNILQQVGEQYKKLRNTLRFLLANCNDLQTLSDPKDLSQIDRFIIKLARIHFLRVQEEFANYNFASGLQTLMHFITNDLSGIYLDLCKDSLYCDSADDKGRRAKQSVMAAIASNLCALLAPILTYTINEVLQHAPEIVRQGSRDVFDLRIIALYDVEPEADFDFAIQLRDKCSELLDTLKKDKRIKSGLELCIEGDFGDFTEVAQWLILSEYAPKEQISSFTLNGKTFRLSTSAGYRCERCWRYMAAREGGLCARCQEVLAR from the coding sequence ATGGATTATAAAGACACATTATTGCTCCCAAGCACCACTTTCCCAATGCGCGGTAATCTCCCACAAAACGAGCCACAAACCTACCAAACTTGGAACGCCAATCAATATGCCTACAACACAATGTGTGCTAATCGCCAAAATAGCAAAGACTCTTTCACCCTGCACGATGGTCCGCCCTATGCCAATGGGCATTTACACATAGGACACGCACTCAATAAGATCCTAAAAGACATCATCATAAAGTTACATTACTTCAAGGGACAAAGCGTGCGATACACGCCGGGCTGGGACTGCCACGGACTGCCCATAGAGCAGCAAGTAGAAAAAGAGCAGAGCAAATCTTCTCTCTCTACAAGTGCTTTCCGCGCACTATGCAGGAAGCACGCGCAAAAGTTTCTCTCAATCCAAATGCAAGAGTTTAAAGACTTAGGCGTGCTTGGGGACTTTGCTAATCCATATAAAACAATGGATTTTGGCTTTGAAGCTAGCATTTATCAAGTGCTAGCACAAGTCGCGCAAAAAGGCTTGCTAGCTGAGCGATCAAAGCCAATTTTTTGGAGCTGGGCGGCTAGATCTGCTCTCGCAGAAGCAGAGGTAGAGTATAAAGACAAAGAAGATCATTCAATCTTTGTGGGATTCCCACTCACCAAAGAGAGCCTACAAGCCCTAAAGCTTGACACTCTTGCCACGCATAAACCTATCCAAGCAGTGATTTGGACAACTACACCTTGGACACTTCCGGCAAATCAAGCCATCTGCTTGCACCCAAATGAGAGCTATATCATCACACAAGAAGGCTATATCATCGCCAAAGCCTTGCTAGAATCCATTGTGCAAGAGGGCATAAGCAAGGGCAAGATTCTAGCGGAGCTGCAAGGCAGCAGCTTTGAAAACTATCGCGCCATAAATCCGCTAAATGGCAGAGAGTCGCTACTCATTGTAGGTGAGCATGTGCTAATGAGCGGTGGAAGTGGGCTTGTGCATAGTGCGCCCGGACACGGGGAGGAAGACTACTTTGCTTGCTTGAAATATGAGCTAGAAGTGCTTATGCCTGTTGATGATAGAGGCTGCTATGATGAGAGCTTGCGCGAAAAGGGGCTCTTTAGGGCAGAAGATGTGGGGCAGTTCATCGGTATGCGTGTATTTGACGCCAATGAAAAAATCCTGCCATTGCTTGGGGAGCATTTGCTAAAAAGCGCGAAGTTTATCCACTCCTACCCACACTGCTGGCGCACACACGAGCCTGTGATCTACCGCGCGACAAAGCAGTGGTTTATCCTTATGGACAAGCCCTATCATAATGGCAAAACTCTGCGACAAGTCGCCCTAGAAGCCATTGAAAAAACGAAATTCTACCCAGAATCCGGACGCAACAGAATCCGCACAATGATAGAAAACCGCCCTGATTGGTGTATCTCTAGGCAGCGGGCGTGGGGCGTGCCTATTGCATTTTTTGTCGAAAAATCTAGCGGCAAAGCGATATTGGATTCTAGTGTGCTAGCGCATATTGGCGAGATATTTAGCAAAAAGGGCTGTGATGTATGGTGGGAGCTAGATAATGCCAAGCTGCTCCCAGAATCCCACAAGCACAGAGCAAGTGAGCTAGAAAAATGCCAACATATCCTTGATGTGTGGTTTGATAGCGGCAGCACTTGGTTTGGCGTGCTAAAAAGTGGATTCTACGATGCAGGTAATTTCCCAGCAGATATGTATTTAGAAGGTAGCGATCAGCATAGAGGGTGGTTTCAAAGCTCTTTGCTGCTAAGCTGCGCACTTCAAGGCATAGCACCATATAAATCAGTGCTGACGCACGGCTTTACAATGGATGAGCGCGGTGAAAAAATGAGTAAATCTAAAGGCAATGTAATCCTCCCACAAGAGGTGCTAAAAAGCTCTGGTAGCGAGATCTTGCGCCTGTGGGTCGCACTAAGCGACTACCAAAACGATCAAAAAATCTCTAAAAATATCTTGCAACAAGTAGGCGAGCAGTATAAAAAGCTCCGCAATACGCTGCGATTCTTGCTAGCAAACTGCAATGACTTGCAAACCCTAAGCGACCCTAAGGACCTAAGCCAAATTGATCGCTTTATCATAAAGCTTGCTAGAATCCACTTTTTGCGCGTGCAAGAGGAGTTTGCTAATTATAACTTTGCAAGCGGCTTGCAAACACTTATGCACTTTATCACCAATGATCTAAGCGGGATCTACCTTGATTTGTGTAAAGACAGCCTATACTGCGATAGTGCCGATGACAAGGGGCGCAGGGCGAAGCAAAGCGTAATGGCAGCAATCGCTAGCAATCTATGTGCCTTGCTTGCGCCAATCCTTACCTACACGATCAATGAAGTCTTGCAGCACGCCCCAGAGATTGTGCGACAAGGATCACGCGATGTGTTTGATTTGCGCATAATCGCACTCTATGATGTGGAGCCAGAAGCTGACTTTGACTTTGCTATCCAGCTACGCGATAAATGCAGCGAGCTACTTGACACGCTAAAAAAGGATAAGCGCATTAAATCCGGGCTTGAGCTATGTATAGAAGGGGATTTTGGGGACTTTACAGAAGTGGCACAATGGCTTATCCTAAGTGAATATGCCCCAAAAGAGCAGATAAGTAGCTTTACGCTAAATGGCAAGACTTTTAGGCTTTCTACAAGCGCGGGCTATCGCTGCGAGCGTTGCTGGCGATATATGGCAGCACGCGAAGGGGGATTGTGTGCGCGATGTCAGGAAGTTTTAGCGCGATGA
- a CDS encoding UbiX family flavin prenyltransferase — MGKKFILGISGASGVQLAQGFLAHLPKDFSVHIIISRGVIECAKYELGLNAKQLESTLQAVREDVRIWSDDDIGAPVASGSFGAKIMAIIPTSMDALAKIACGISDTLLTRTASVMIKERKTLLLAPREMPLNAIACEHLHKLAMLQVIIAPPIIAYYSYPKNLQEMERFLYGKWLDILHIPNTLYTRWGEQGDKHPAKQSAPQKSGTKSSKKDKR; from the coding sequence GTGGGAAAGAAATTTATTTTAGGCATTAGTGGGGCGAGTGGCGTGCAGCTAGCTCAAGGCTTTTTGGCGCATTTGCCAAAGGATTTTAGCGTGCATATCATCATCTCAAGGGGCGTGATAGAATGCGCCAAATACGAGCTAGGGCTTAATGCCAAGCAGCTAGAATCCACTTTGCAAGCTGTGCGCGAAGATGTGCGGATTTGGAGTGATGATGACATCGGTGCGCCGGTGGCTTCTGGGAGCTTTGGCGCAAAGATTATGGCGATTATCCCTACAAGTATGGACGCACTTGCTAAAATTGCTTGCGGCATTAGCGATACGCTGCTTACACGCACAGCAAGCGTGATGATAAAAGAGCGCAAAACTCTCTTGCTAGCCCCTAGGGAAATGCCGCTCAATGCCATTGCCTGCGAGCATCTCCACAAGCTAGCAATGCTACAAGTAATCATCGCCCCACCCATCATCGCCTACTACTCTTATCCTAAAAATCTCCAAGAAATGGAGCGTTTTCTCTATGGCAAATGGCTAGATATTTTGCATATCCCAAATACTCTCTACACCCGCTGGGGCGAGCAAGGAGATAAGCACCCTGCCAAACAATCCGCCCCCCAAAAAAGCGGCACAAAAAGCTCCAAAAAAGACAAGCGATGA
- a CDS encoding metal ABC transporter permease: MLEILGSGGFFQNIIITSVLLSICAGLIGSLIVANKSVFLAGGVAHAAFGGVGVAVFLGCSVLLGALGAALIMALILLYATLWHKGRLDTFIAIAWAFGMALGVVLIELAPGYKINMESYLFGSLAFSTKEDIYMLFGFDVVLIAFVVVFYREILAVLYDMEFSRLKRVPTKLFVSVIFVLTAFGVVLGMRAGGLILVISMLSIPAYIAMMFARNLAMQFCLSLGVCLLCMCGGIWFSFVYDVALGACIVLVSVGVFVCALGLRYIMGIYQNKGAI, translated from the coding sequence GTGCTTGAGATTCTAGGTAGTGGCGGATTTTTTCAAAATATTATTATCACATCTGTGCTGCTAAGTATATGTGCTGGGCTGATTGGCTCGCTTATTGTGGCAAATAAAAGTGTGTTTCTTGCCGGAGGGGTGGCACACGCGGCATTTGGTGGGGTAGGTGTGGCGGTGTTTTTGGGCTGCAGTGTGCTACTAGGCGCGCTAGGTGCGGCATTGATTATGGCTTTGATTTTGCTCTATGCGACTTTGTGGCACAAGGGTAGGCTTGATACTTTTATCGCTATTGCGTGGGCATTTGGTATGGCTCTTGGTGTGGTGCTTATAGAACTAGCTCCGGGCTATAAGATCAATATGGAGAGTTATTTGTTTGGCTCGCTTGCATTTAGCACTAAAGAAGATATATATATGCTCTTTGGATTTGATGTGGTGCTTATCGCATTTGTGGTTGTGTTTTATAGGGAGATTCTAGCGGTTTTGTATGATATGGAGTTTAGCCGATTAAAGCGAGTGCCTACTAAGCTTTTTGTTAGCGTGATTTTTGTGCTAACGGCATTTGGCGTGGTGCTTGGTATGCGTGCAGGGGGGCTTATCTTGGTGATTTCTATGCTCTCTATCCCAGCATATATAGCTATGATGTTTGCTAGAAATCTTGCTATGCAGTTTTGTTTATCTCTTGGTGTGTGTTTGCTGTGTATGTGTGGGGGGATTTGGTTTTCATTTGTGTATGATGTGGCACTTGGGGCGTGTATAGTGCTTGTATCAGTGGGAGTGTTTGTCTGTGCGCTTGGTCTGCGCTATATAATGGGTATATATCAAAACAAAGGAGCTATATGA
- the hisH gene encoding imidazole glycerol phosphate synthase subunit HisH, producing MSGSFSAMKLGIIDYGAGNLGSLRNAFASLHQEAVCVKNPDELHLYDKLILPGVGAFGDVCAVIRQKGFDEAITQYAKRGRYILGVCLGMQLLFDTSYEFGEHQGLGLIAGEIVRFANAPRLPHIGWNQCFFTQSGTAHTLLRGIDNGAFLYFVHSYHACLRDESVALGVCDYGDRFPAIIAKDNILGIQPHPEKSHNTGLQILQNFLEL from the coding sequence ATGTCAGGAAGTTTTAGCGCGATGAAGCTTGGGATCATCGACTATGGCGCGGGGAATCTAGGCAGCTTGCGCAATGCCTTTGCAAGCTTGCATCAAGAAGCTGTATGTGTCAAAAATCCCGATGAGCTACACCTATATGACAAGCTGATTTTGCCCGGAGTCGGGGCATTTGGCGATGTGTGTGCGGTCATTAGGCAAAAAGGCTTTGATGAAGCAATCACACAATATGCAAAACGCGGTCGCTATATCCTAGGTGTATGCTTGGGTATGCAGCTACTTTTTGATACAAGCTATGAGTTTGGAGAGCATCAAGGGCTTGGGCTTATAGCAGGCGAGATTGTGCGCTTTGCCAATGCGCCTAGGCTTCCACACATCGGCTGGAATCAGTGCTTTTTCACACAAAGCGGCACTGCACACACACTTTTGCGCGGTATTGATAATGGGGCATTTTTATATTTCGTGCATTCTTACCACGCGTGCTTGCGCGATGAGAGTGTCGCGCTTGGTGTGTGTGATTATGGCGATAGATTCCCCGCCATAATCGCAAAAGACAATATCCTAGGTATCCAGCCCCACCCAGAAAAAAGCCATAATACAGGCTTGCAAATCTTGCAAAATTTCCTAGAGCTATAA
- the coaD gene encoding pantetheine-phosphate adenylyltransferase — protein MKHPIGIYPGTFDPLTNGHLDIIKRSSELFDSVLVAIAHSASKNPRFSVQERLEMAQLATKDFSNVACISFGGLLADLAKAHNARFLIRGLRVVSDFEYELQMGYTNTSLNPQLDTIYLMPTLQHAFISSSIVRNILEHNGKISHLIPESVFHYILERTQCM, from the coding sequence ATGAAGCACCCAATTGGCATATATCCGGGCACTTTTGATCCCCTTACAAATGGACACCTAGACATCATCAAGCGCAGTAGCGAGCTTTTTGACTCTGTGCTTGTAGCCATCGCACACTCTGCGAGTAAAAATCCACGCTTTAGTGTCCAAGAGCGGCTTGAGATGGCACAGCTTGCTACAAAAGATTTTAGCAATGTTGCGTGCATATCCTTTGGTGGGCTGCTTGCTGATCTTGCCAAAGCGCACAATGCTAGATTCCTAATCCGTGGCTTGCGTGTGGTGAGTGATTTTGAATACGAATTGCAAATGGGCTATACCAACACCTCGCTAAACCCACAGCTTGATACCATTTATCTTATGCCGACCTTGCAGCACGCTTTCATCAGCTCCTCTATCGTGCGCAATATCCTAGAGCATAATGGCAAAATCTCCCACCTAATCCCAGAATCCGTATTTCACTACATTTTGGAGCGCACACAATGTATGTAG
- a CDS encoding Fur family transcriptional regulator translates to MAMQTIVHTDRDFRELLHKHSLKSTPQRLAILRLIQKNGHIGVKEIYAHIRKLHPSISLATVYENIATLSEADILREIKPPNQKQKYELASDKHIHVSCEKCGKLQDVYVDAKDLLDKCMDKSGYRLFDVSAVCIGVCDTCATEADQ, encoded by the coding sequence ATGGCAATGCAAACGATCGTGCATACGGATAGAGATTTTAGAGAGCTTTTGCATAAGCATAGCCTAAAATCTACGCCGCAAAGACTAGCGATTTTGCGGCTAATCCAAAAAAATGGGCATATAGGTGTAAAAGAGATTTATGCGCATATTAGGAAGTTGCACCCAAGTATTTCTCTAGCGACTGTGTATGAAAATATCGCCACGCTTAGTGAAGCGGATATTTTGCGAGAGATTAAGCCCCCAAATCAAAAGCAAAAATACGAGCTAGCAAGCGATAAGCATATTCATGTGAGCTGTGAGAAGTGTGGCAAGTTGCAAGATGTGTATGTCGATGCAAAAGATTTGCTAGATAAATGTATGGATAAGAGTGGGTATAGGCTTTTTGATGTATCAGCTGTTTGTATTGGTGTGTGCGATACTTGTGCTACGGAAGCGGATCAATGA
- a CDS encoding phosphoenolpyruvate carboxylase: MSYAKTLDKQSLDKEIQFIREIMIEMLEQVDKEVCDFFLSLHSKLQASTNTTKDQSNFQAIREELHIINRAGKTLEIIKALSLYNILINIVEERFNINREKPLDRMQDAYDDLLHKGFDRQDLDTILESICFYPVFTAHPTESRRRTFLEAHSEITQDLRKIFELGDTKAKDHILYRLHLLWQTNLVRTQKIEVLFELDNLLFIVENSILPSSQKVLEYIETMLDHPLKHSPIRLGSWIGGDRDGNPFVTNDLMIEVMKIQHKLIIKFYIKKLERLVRELSIHNDCVQLSPRLSKSIQKDIAILDEKTAQGCASEPIRAKLYVMIKKLQNRLVYVNAPSAIMHTYSCPQELINDADMLIESLDNISSKYLRQFRRFVLLGGFHLMRLDFREHKDIFAQALSEILCLLGLCDNDFMRYKEERKIEVLNAALARPKMELGTIQEQLSESTQNVIEIFMRIAWGKKYINENILKTFILSMTTDASDLLCVLWFAKQTGLWKPSKRASQEMIGAKADSTKVDSSMDSTQEDKLRARIAITPLFETIDDLNRAGGIMRTLVANPHYSHYLRDLGMQQEIMVGYSDSSKDGGIFASNYSLYGAIQELKALESELGVGFVLFHGRGGSVSRGGGTLESALLASPPRSVQGFLKTTEQGEVISSKYLNSSSAQFFLSTTMAALLKKTSYDVFCAQENLATTPTIAAKCSINAQHKQLMEQLSHISYKTYRKLVYETQGFIDYFKAATPLAFIQQLNLGSRPSKRKDTTRVEDLRAIPWVFAWTQNRSIIPAWYGLGSALSAVDLVALQECYAESEFFAATISNISQAFLKVDLCIAKQYNDFVQDPAIAQAIWSQITQEYDKTAQMLLAIRQESNLLDNEPTLQKSIFLRNDSVMTLNLLQIELIKQYLSTPYEAKRARLMEQIHSTIIGIAQGLRNTG, encoded by the coding sequence ATGAGCTATGCTAAAACCCTAGATAAGCAATCACTTGATAAAGAAATCCAATTTATCCGTGAAATTATGATAGAAATGCTAGAGCAAGTTGATAAAGAAGTGTGCGACTTTTTTCTATCATTACACTCTAAGCTCCAAGCTAGCACCAACACCACCAAAGATCAATCCAACTTCCAAGCTATCCGCGAAGAGCTGCACATCATCAATCGCGCTGGTAAAACACTAGAAATCATCAAAGCCCTATCACTCTACAATATCCTAATCAACATTGTAGAAGAGCGATTTAATATCAATCGAGAAAAGCCTCTAGATCGTATGCAAGATGCCTATGATGATCTCTTGCACAAGGGATTTGATAGGCAAGATCTTGATACAATCCTAGAATCCATCTGCTTCTACCCCGTCTTTACCGCCCACCCCACAGAATCTAGGCGTAGGACATTTTTAGAAGCGCATTCTGAGATCACGCAAGATTTACGCAAGATCTTTGAGCTAGGGGACACAAAGGCAAAAGACCATATCCTATACCGACTCCACCTACTTTGGCAGACCAATCTCGTGCGCACGCAAAAAATCGAAGTGCTTTTTGAGCTAGATAATTTACTTTTCATCGTAGAGAACTCTATCTTACCTTCAAGCCAAAAGGTGCTTGAATACATCGAAACTATGCTAGATCACCCGCTCAAGCACTCCCCCATACGCCTAGGAAGCTGGATAGGCGGCGATAGAGATGGGAATCCATTTGTTACAAATGATTTGATGATTGAAGTGATGAAAATCCAGCATAAACTCATCATCAAATTCTATATCAAAAAGCTAGAGCGACTTGTGCGTGAGCTATCTATCCATAATGACTGCGTGCAGCTCTCCCCAAGACTTAGCAAATCCATTCAAAAAGACATTGCAATCCTTGATGAAAAAACCGCGCAAGGCTGCGCTAGCGAGCCGATCCGAGCCAAACTCTATGTAATGATAAAAAAGCTCCAAAATCGCCTTGTCTATGTCAATGCTCCTAGCGCGATTATGCACACCTACTCCTGCCCACAAGAGCTGATCAATGATGCAGATATGCTCATAGAAAGCCTTGATAACATCTCTAGTAAATATTTGCGCCAATTTAGACGCTTTGTGCTTTTGGGTGGATTTCACCTTATGCGCTTAGATTTTAGAGAGCATAAGGATATTTTCGCCCAAGCACTTAGTGAGATTCTGTGCTTGCTTGGACTATGTGATAATGACTTTATGCGCTATAAAGAAGAGCGCAAGATAGAGGTGCTAAATGCCGCGCTAGCACGCCCTAAAATGGAGCTAGGCACGATTCAAGAGCAGCTAAGTGAAAGCACGCAAAATGTTATTGAAATTTTTATGCGCATAGCTTGGGGGAAAAAATACATTAACGAAAATATCCTAAAAACCTTTATCCTATCAATGACCACTGATGCGAGCGATTTGCTTTGTGTGCTGTGGTTTGCCAAGCAGACCGGGCTTTGGAAGCCAAGCAAAAGAGCGTCGCAAGAGATGATAGGGGCAAAGGCGGATTCTACAAAAGTGGATTCTAGTATGGATAGCACACAAGAAGACAAGCTACGCGCACGCATTGCTATCACGCCGCTTTTTGAGACGATTGATGATCTAAACCGGGCGGGTGGGATTATGCGCACACTTGTGGCAAACCCACACTACTCGCACTATTTGCGCGATCTTGGTATGCAGCAAGAAATTATGGTGGGATATTCGGATTCTAGTAAAGATGGCGGGATCTTTGCGAGCAATTATAGTCTCTATGGCGCGATCCAAGAGCTAAAGGCACTAGAGAGCGAGCTTGGCGTAGGATTTGTGCTATTCCACGGCAGAGGCGGGAGTGTGAGTCGCGGCGGAGGCACACTAGAATCCGCCCTGCTAGCCTCTCCACCTAGAAGCGTGCAAGGGTTTTTAAAGACAACAGAGCAAGGCGAGGTCATTAGCTCTAAATACCTAAATAGCTCTTCAGCGCAGTTTTTTCTCTCTACCACAATGGCAGCCCTGCTGAAAAAGACAAGCTATGATGTGTTTTGCGCACAAGAAAATCTCGCTACAACGCCCACAATCGCTGCAAAATGCTCTATCAATGCCCAGCACAAACAGCTTATGGAGCAGCTCTCACATATTTCCTACAAAACCTATCGCAAGCTCGTGTATGAGACACAAGGCTTTATCGACTACTTCAAAGCCGCCACGCCGCTAGCTTTTATCCAGCAGCTAAACCTAGGCTCTCGCCCCAGCAAGCGCAAAGACACCACAAGAGTGGAGGATTTACGCGCGATCCCTTGGGTGTTTGCTTGGACGCAAAATCGCTCCATAATCCCCGCGTGGTATGGACTAGGCAGTGCGCTTAGTGCCGTGGATCTAGTAGCCCTACAAGAATGCTACGCAGAATCCGAATTTTTCGCCGCGACTATTAGCAATATCTCGCAAGCCTTTTTGAAAGTGGATCTATGTATCGCCAAGCAGTATAATGACTTCGTGCAAGACCCTGCCATAGCCCAAGCGATTTGGAGTCAAATCACACAAGAATACGACAAAACCGCCCAAATGCTCCTTGCTATCCGCCAAGAGAGCAATTTGCTTGATAATGAGCCTACTTTGCAAAAGTCCATTTTCTTGCGCAATGATTCTGTGATGACGCTAAATCTCTTGCAAATTGAGCTTATCAAGCAATATCTAAGCACCCCCTATGAAGCCAAGCGCGCACGCCTAATGGAGCAAATCCACTCCACAATCATCGGCATCGCACAGGGCTTGCGCAACACAGGCTAA
- a CDS encoding LysE family translocator, whose amino-acid sequence MTITDVSLVFGNLYVAVFIVGFIGAITPGPDILLILRNTISFGAKPAFIALGGIICGWLVYLGCVYFGFAHIMSTPIAQGLLSVFGALYLGYISYKILRAPAMSNSEFAQILGANTQAKPAGFFQALGVNLSNPKAILFFVVVVAPFAGSGFELGLFVLFCSLVCGFVGVILVGLYVRKWLNARVFLWIDRISAVLFIIFACALFYRGVDIFLQL is encoded by the coding sequence ATGACAATTACTGATGTGTCCTTGGTGTTTGGGAATCTCTATGTAGCGGTATTTATCGTTGGATTTATAGGGGCGATCACGCCCGGACCAGATATTTTACTCATCTTGCGTAATACCATTAGCTTTGGAGCTAAACCCGCCTTTATCGCTCTTGGTGGGATTATTTGCGGGTGGTTGGTGTATCTTGGGTGCGTGTATTTTGGATTTGCGCATATAATGAGCACTCCCATAGCACAGGGCTTGCTTAGTGTGTTTGGTGCGCTCTATCTAGGCTATATTAGCTATAAGATTTTGCGCGCTCCGGCTATGTCTAATAGCGAGTTCGCACAGATTTTAGGAGCAAATACACAGGCAAAGCCAGCGGGGTTTTTTCAGGCTCTAGGGGTCAATCTCTCTAATCCCAAGGCGATTTTGTTTTTTGTCGTGGTGGTGGCTCCCTTTGCAGGGAGTGGGTTTGAGCTAGGGCTTTTTGTGCTGTTTTGTTCGCTTGTGTGTGGGTTTGTGGGGGTGATTTTAGTCGGGCTATATGTGCGCAAATGGCTTAATGCTCGCGTGTTTTTGTGGATTGATCGCATAAGTGCGGTGCTGTTTATTATCTTTGCTTGCGCGCTTTTTTATAGAGGGGTGGATATTTTCTTGCAATTATAG